A window from Vigna angularis cultivar LongXiaoDou No.4 chromosome 7, ASM1680809v1, whole genome shotgun sequence encodes these proteins:
- the LOC108338343 gene encoding uncharacterized protein LOC108338343 isoform X2, producing MGRLSESKLVQELVLYAASAALSCLVLFVGLRQLDPNREASKKALHHKKEIAKRLGRPLVNTNPYEDVIACDVINPDHINVEFNSIGGLKTTKQALYELVILPLRRPDLFSHGKLLGPQKGVLLYGPPGTGKTMLAKAIAKESGAVFINVRISNLMSKWFGDAQKLENAQVMVLAATNRPSELDEAILRRLPQAFEIGIPDQKERADILNVILKGERIEENIDFDHIAFLCEGYTGSDLFDLCKKAAYFPIRELLDEEKKGRSVSAPRPLSQVDLEKALATSRKTTDAAFEYNGLSADTLRWARQREPGGDYQVQAAINELSKFVVSHMTSRQPDAKDV from the exons ATGGGTCGTTTATCAGAGTCGAAGTTGGTTCAAGAACTTGTTCTGTACGCTGCTAGCGCAGCACTGAGTTGCTTGGTCTTGTTTGTTGGTCTCCGACAACTCGACCCGAATCGCGAGGCTTCCAAAAAGGCCCTTCACCACAAAAAGGAGATAGCCAAACGCCTTGGTCGTCCTCTTGTTAACACAAACCCTTACGAG GATGTCATAGCATGCGATGTTATCAATCCTGACCACATTAATGTGGAGTTTAACTCAATCGGAGGACTGAAAACGACAAAACAAGCCCTATATGAACTTGTTATTCTGCCTCTAAGAAGACCTGACTTGTTTTCTCATGGTAAACTTCTTGGGCCACAAAAGGGTGTCCTTCTGTATGGACCCCCTGGCACGGGGAAGACCATGCTTGCCAAAGCTATTGCTAAGGAGTCTGGAGCAGTTTTCATCAATGTTAGGATATCAAACCTGATGAGCAAGTGGTTTGGAGATGCCCAGAAACTTG AGAATGCTCAAGTTATGGTCCTTGCTGCTACTAATCGTCCTTCAGAACTTGATGAAGCAATACTTCGACGACTTCCTCAAGCATTTGAAATTGGTATTCCGGACCAAAAGGAGAGGGCTGACATATTGAATGTTATCTTGAAGGGTGAGAGGATTGAAGAAAACATTGATTTTGACCATATAGCTTTCTTATGTGAAGGTTACACTGGTTCGGATCTATTTGACCTGTGCAAGAAAGCTGCATATTTTCCAATTAGAGAACTTCTGGATGaagagaagaaagggagaagtgTTTCT GCTCCTAGACCATTGTCCCAGGTAGACTTGGAGAAGGCCCTGGCCACATCACGAAAGACTACTGATGCTGCATTTGAATACAATGGATTAAGTGCTGATACTCTAAGATGGGCAAGGCAGAGGGAACCTGGTGGTGATTATCAGGTTCAAGCTGCCATTAATGAACTCTCTAAGTTTGTGGTATCTCACATGACTAGTCGCCAGCCAGATGCCAAAGATGTTTAA
- the LOC108338343 gene encoding uncharacterized protein LOC108338343 isoform X1, with protein MGRLSESKLVQELVLYAASAALSCLVLFVGLRQLDPNREASKKALHHKKEIAKRLGRPLVNTNPYEDVIACDVINPDHINVEFNSIGGLKTTKQALYELVILPLRRPDLFSHGKLLGPQKGVLLYGPPGTGKTMLAKAIAKESGAVFINVRISNLMSKWFGDAQKLVTAIFSLAHKLQPAIIFIDEVDSFLGQRRQTDHEALLNMKTEFMALWDGFTTDKNAQVMVLAATNRPSELDEAILRRLPQAFEIGIPDQKERADILNVILKGERIEENIDFDHIAFLCEGYTGSDLFDLCKKAAYFPIRELLDEEKKGRSVSAPRPLSQVDLEKALATSRKTTDAAFEYNGLSADTLRWARQREPGGDYQVQAAINELSKFVVSHMTSRQPDAKDV; from the exons ATGGGTCGTTTATCAGAGTCGAAGTTGGTTCAAGAACTTGTTCTGTACGCTGCTAGCGCAGCACTGAGTTGCTTGGTCTTGTTTGTTGGTCTCCGACAACTCGACCCGAATCGCGAGGCTTCCAAAAAGGCCCTTCACCACAAAAAGGAGATAGCCAAACGCCTTGGTCGTCCTCTTGTTAACACAAACCCTTACGAG GATGTCATAGCATGCGATGTTATCAATCCTGACCACATTAATGTGGAGTTTAACTCAATCGGAGGACTGAAAACGACAAAACAAGCCCTATATGAACTTGTTATTCTGCCTCTAAGAAGACCTGACTTGTTTTCTCATGGTAAACTTCTTGGGCCACAAAAGGGTGTCCTTCTGTATGGACCCCCTGGCACGGGGAAGACCATGCTTGCCAAAGCTATTGCTAAGGAGTCTGGAGCAGTTTTCATCAATGTTAGGATATCAAACCTGATGAGCAAGTGGTTTGGAGATGCCCAGAAACTTG tGACTGCCATATTTAGCCTAGCTCATAAGCTCCAGCCTGCCATCATATTCATTGATGAAGTTGACAGCTTTTTGGGTCAGCGTCGTCAAACAGATCACGAGGCTTTGTTAAACATGAAAACTGAATTCATGGCTCTGTGGGATGGTTTTACTACTGATA AGAATGCTCAAGTTATGGTCCTTGCTGCTACTAATCGTCCTTCAGAACTTGATGAAGCAATACTTCGACGACTTCCTCAAGCATTTGAAATTGGTATTCCGGACCAAAAGGAGAGGGCTGACATATTGAATGTTATCTTGAAGGGTGAGAGGATTGAAGAAAACATTGATTTTGACCATATAGCTTTCTTATGTGAAGGTTACACTGGTTCGGATCTATTTGACCTGTGCAAGAAAGCTGCATATTTTCCAATTAGAGAACTTCTGGATGaagagaagaaagggagaagtgTTTCT GCTCCTAGACCATTGTCCCAGGTAGACTTGGAGAAGGCCCTGGCCACATCACGAAAGACTACTGATGCTGCATTTGAATACAATGGATTAAGTGCTGATACTCTAAGATGGGCAAGGCAGAGGGAACCTGGTGGTGATTATCAGGTTCAAGCTGCCATTAATGAACTCTCTAAGTTTGTGGTATCTCACATGACTAGTCGCCAGCCAGATGCCAAAGATGTTTAA